In one window of Chitinophagaceae bacterium DNA:
- a CDS encoding DEAD/DEAH box helicase family protein — MTTKTKQFQFEIQAYQEDCVNNIISLFERLRQKADFGEVLTAHHKKNKYNFPVQENKNIDIMMETGTGKTFTFIKSIFELSKNFGYKKFIVLIPTVPIREGTKTNLEDTKDYFKSFYANEREKEIETFIYEGGNLSAVKQFIGTSHLSVLVITPSSFNSKDNILNRPLERDMYDNQEQPKSYLDCLKRLNPIVIMD; from the coding sequence ATGACTACAAAAACAAAACAGTTTCAATTTGAAATACAAGCCTATCAAGAGGACTGTGTAAATAACATTATTAGTCTTTTTGAAAGACTTCGCCAAAAAGCAGATTTTGGTGAGGTGCTGACAGCACACCACAAAAAGAACAAATACAATTTTCCGGTTCAAGAGAACAAAAACATTGACATAATGATGGAAACGGGAACAGGTAAAACCTTCACGTTTATCAAATCTATTTTTGAACTCAGCAAAAACTTTGGCTATAAAAAATTTATCGTTCTTATTCCTACAGTCCCAATTCGTGAAGGAACAAAAACAAACTTAGAGGACACCAAAGATTACTTCAAAAGTTTCTATGCCAACGAAAGAGAAAAAGAAATTGAGACTTTTATTTATGAAGGTGGCAACCTTTCTGCTGTAAAACAATTTATTGGCACTTCGCATTTATCGGTTTTGGTAATAACTCCAAGCTCATTCAACAGCAAGGACAACATTCTGAATCGTCCCTTAGAGCGAGATATGTACGATAATCAGGAACAGCCAAAATCATATTTAGATTGTTTGAAACGTCTGAATCCAATTGTCATAATGGAC